A segment of the Deltaproteobacteria bacterium genome:
TGCCAATATCAGGTGGGCCCACAGGACTTTGCCAGACGGCTAAACTGCGGCGCTAATTTGGCTTTTTTCGAACGAGTGGGATGATTCCTTATGCAACTGACCCTTTACCACTACTGGCGCTCTTCCTGTTCCTGGCGTGTGCGCTGGGCCTTAGCACTGAAAAAAATCGCCTATACCCCCGTAGCCATAAACATTCTTAGTGGCGAGCATCAAGAAGTCGTCTATCGCGCGATTAATCCATCCGGGCAGTTACCGACGTTAGTGATTGACGGCCGTAGCTTCAGCGAGAGCCTAGCCATCATCGACTGGTTGGACGAGACTTACCCTAGCCCGCCTCTTTATCCGCCGAGCCCTCTGGACAAACTGTACGTGAAACAGTTGGCGCTAAAGATAGTTGCTGGGACGCAGCCCCTGCAGAATCCTAGCCTGATGAAATATTTTGTCCCGGTTGAGAGTGAGCGACGTAAGCACATGCAGCACTTCATATTTCAGGGACTGTCTGTTTACGAGCGACTCCTCGCCCAACGTAAACCTGGGACATGTAGCTTTGGAGATTCCCTAACTGTCGCTGATATATGTTTAGTTCCGCAGGTTTACAATGCCCTTAGATTTGACGTCGACCTCAAAGACCTGCCACATATCCGGCGGATCTACGAGCACTGCCTCAAAACGGAG
Coding sequences within it:
- the maiA gene encoding maleylacetoacetate isomerase, which codes for MQLTLYHYWRSSCSWRVRWALALKKIAYTPVAINILSGEHQEVVYRAINPSGQLPTLVIDGRSFSESLAIIDWLDETYPSPPLYPPSPLDKLYVKQLALKIVAGTQPLQNPSLMKYFVPVESERRKHMQHFIFQGLSVYERLLAQRKPGTCSFGDSLTVADICLVPQVYNALRFDVDLKDLPHIRRIYEHCLKTEACDQAAPHRFAPSN